In Acidobacteriota bacterium, one genomic interval encodes:
- a CDS encoding helix-turn-helix transcriptional regulator produces MNTRPRRIYEFGPYRLELAECRLWRGGQELKLRPRLFDLLAVLAQRGGQMIEKDELLQTVWPDSAVEENNLTVSINALRKILGEHYIETVSKRGYRFTAPVTVLAGETPNAAPPLAQTAAPGLPTAELPPPGGALPLHSPLYLARRTDAEFNTAIARRDSIVLVKGARQVGKTSLLARGLQEARAAGAAVVLTDFQHLNAEAFATVEKLLLTLAELIADRLDLDTPPHEHWNSFLSPSSNFERYLRRQVLARLTTPLVWALDEVDRLFSFAYASEIFGLFRSWHNLRALEPDGPWPRLTLALAYATEAHLFISDLNQSPFNVGTRLVLEDFTCDQIAELNERYGAPLGDEAEIARFFALLGGHPYLAQRGLYELAQHGLALTALEAQADHDEGLFGDHLRRLLVSLERDAALCAALRAWWREQTPLANAEFYRLRSAGVLAGEAATEARPRCELYARYLQPRLL; encoded by the coding sequence ATGAACACACGCCCGCGCCGGATTTACGAATTCGGGCCTTACCGCCTGGAACTGGCTGAATGCCGGTTGTGGCGCGGCGGCCAGGAACTAAAGCTCAGACCGCGCCTGTTCGATCTGCTGGCCGTGCTGGCACAGCGCGGCGGGCAGATGATCGAAAAGGACGAACTGCTGCAAACCGTCTGGCCCGACAGCGCCGTCGAAGAGAACAATCTGACCGTCAGCATCAACGCGCTGCGCAAAATCCTCGGCGAACACTACATCGAAACCGTCTCGAAACGCGGCTATCGGTTCACCGCGCCGGTCACCGTGCTGGCTGGCGAAACGCCGAACGCTGCGCCGCCGCTTGCTCAAACCGCCGCGCCCGGGCTGCCGACGGCTGAATTGCCGCCGCCGGGTGGGGCGCTGCCGCTGCATTCGCCGTTGTATCTCGCACGCCGCACCGATGCCGAATTCAACACGGCCATCGCGCGGCGCGACAGCATCGTGCTGGTCAAAGGCGCGCGTCAGGTGGGCAAGACTTCGCTGCTTGCGCGCGGCTTGCAAGAGGCGCGGGCGGCAGGCGCGGCGGTGGTGCTGACCGATTTTCAGCACCTCAACGCCGAAGCCTTTGCCACTGTCGAAAAGCTGTTGCTGACGCTGGCCGAATTGATCGCCGACCGGCTTGATCTCGACACGCCGCCGCACGAACACTGGAACAGCTTTCTCAGTCCGAGCAGCAACTTCGAGCGCTATTTGCGGCGGCAGGTGCTGGCGCGGCTCACCACGCCGCTGGTGTGGGCGCTAGACGAAGTGGACAGGCTTTTCAGCTTTGCTTATGCCAGCGAAATTTTCGGGTTGTTCCGTTCCTGGCATAACCTGCGCGCGCTCGAACCTGACGGGCCGTGGCCGCGCTTGACGCTGGCGCTGGCTTACGCGACCGAGGCGCACCTGTTCATTAGCGACCTCAACCAATCCCCCTTCAACGTCGGCACGCGCCTCGTGCTCGAAGATTTCACGTGCGACCAAATCGCCGAACTGAATGAACGCTACGGCGCACCGCTCGGTGATGAGGCCGAAATCGCGCGCTTCTTCGCCTTGTTGGGCGGGCATCCGTATCTGGCGCAGCGCGGCCTGTATGAACTGGCGCAACATGGCCTGGCGTTGACGGCGCTCGAAGCGCAGGCCGACCACGATGAAGGGTTGTTCGGCGATCATTTGCGGCGGCTGCTGGTTTCGCTCGAACGCGACGCGGCCCTGTGCGCGGCCTTGCGCGCCTGGTGGCGGGAACAAACCCCGCTGGCGAACGCGGAGTTTTACCGGCTGCGCAGCGCGGGCGTGCTGGCGGGCGAAGCAGCGACGGAAGCGCGGCCTCGCTGTGAATTGTATGCGCGCTATTTGCAGCCGCGGTTGTTGTGA